From one bacterium Scap17 genomic stretch:
- the rsxB gene encoding electron transport complex subunit RsxB: MLEFFNDHTLVSAIVALVAMAVVFGGLLGFAAVAFKVEGDPIVEQIDQLLPQTQCGQCGYPGCKPYAQAIAEGDEINKCPPGGESTIASLADLLGREATPLDGDSDNTPKVAVIREDECIGCTKCIQACPVDAILGAAKHMHTVIADECTGCDLCVEPCPVDCIDMVPVATDVRSWHWPQPAGPTRDNARFSGNLIVTDAADSTATSARNVA; encoded by the coding sequence ATGCTCGAATTCTTCAACGACCACACGCTGGTCTCCGCCATCGTCGCACTGGTGGCCATGGCCGTCGTCTTCGGGGGCCTGCTCGGCTTTGCCGCCGTGGCCTTCAAGGTCGAGGGCGACCCCATCGTCGAGCAGATCGACCAGCTGCTGCCGCAGACCCAGTGCGGCCAGTGCGGCTATCCGGGCTGCAAGCCCTACGCCCAGGCCATCGCCGAAGGCGACGAGATCAACAAGTGCCCGCCGGGCGGCGAGAGCACCATCGCCTCGCTGGCCGACCTGCTGGGCCGCGAGGCCACGCCGCTGGATGGCGACAGCGACAACACGCCCAAGGTGGCGGTGATTCGCGAGGACGAGTGCATCGGCTGTACCAAGTGCATCCAGGCCTGCCCTGTCGATGCCATTCTGGGTGCCGCCAAGCACATGCACACCGTGATCGCCGACGAATGCACCGGCTGCGACCTGTGTGTCGAGCCCTGCCCGGTCGATTGCATCGACATGGTGCCGGTCGCCACTGACGTGCGCAGCTGGCACTGGCCGCAACCGGCGGGCCCGACCCGCGACAATGCCCGCTTCAGCGGCAATCTGATCGTGACCGATGCCGCCGACTCTACTGCCACATCTGCAAGGAATGTCGCCTGA
- a CDS encoding endonuclease III yields MNAQKRLEIFTRLRNENPEPRTELAWSTPFELLIAVLLSAQATDVGVNKATAKLYPVANTPESILALGVEGLKEYIKTIGLFNTKAENVIKTCRMLIERHGGEVPQTREALEALPGVGRKTANVVLNTAFGQPTMAVDTHIFRVSNRTRIAPGKNVLEVEHKLMRHVPKEFLVDAHHWLILHGRYTCIARKPRCGSCIIEDLCEYKDKVDL; encoded by the coding sequence ATGAACGCCCAGAAACGCCTCGAGATCTTCACCCGCCTGCGCAACGAGAACCCTGAGCCACGCACCGAGCTTGCCTGGTCAACGCCCTTCGAGCTTTTGATCGCGGTGCTGCTGTCGGCGCAGGCGACGGATGTGGGCGTCAACAAGGCCACGGCGAAGCTGTATCCGGTCGCCAATACGCCGGAGAGCATTCTCGCGCTGGGTGTCGAGGGTCTGAAGGAGTACATCAAGACGATCGGCCTGTTCAATACCAAGGCCGAGAACGTCATCAAGACCTGCCGCATGCTGATCGAACGGCATGGTGGTGAGGTGCCGCAGACCCGCGAGGCGCTGGAAGCGCTGCCCGGCGTGGGCCGCAAGACCGCCAACGTGGTGCTCAATACCGCCTTCGGCCAGCCGACCATGGCGGTGGATACGCACATCTTCCGCGTCTCCAACCGCACGCGCATCGCCCCGGGCAAGAACGTGCTGGAGGTCGAGCACAAGCTGATGCGCCATGTGCCCAAGGAGTTTCTGGTCGACGCCCACCACTGGCTGATCCTGCATGGCCGCTACACCTGTATCGCACGCAAGCCGCGCTGTGGCAGCTGTATCATCGAAGACCTCTGCGAGTACAAGGACAAGGTCGACCTGTAA
- the rsxC gene encoding electron transport complex subunit RsxC encodes MVTSSRSAATAEAGHTQKGQVAPRVFDFHGGIHPPEHKALSNRSPLVAAPLPREVVLPLSQHIGAPAQPLVEIGQRVKTGELIARAQGMISAPVHASITGVVTAIEPRQIPHVSGLEDLCIVIEREGEIDEWARLEAWRDWRQQEAQDLIQRLQDAGVVGQGGAGFPSAVKARVRERHAIDTLILNAAECEPYITADDLTMRTHPEALIEGLEILASLIGPECILIGIEDNKPEAVIALEQAIRARRADKRLPPLDSRLEVAVVPTKYPSGGEKQLIKLLTDREVPSRGLPADVGVVVHNPGTVRAVQRAVCFGEPMISRVVTLTGEALQHPHNVEARLGTSIADLLRLAAPAPTGIARLVMGGPMMGFTLESDALPIIKTTNCLLASSPESLPVPAVEQPCIRCGMCEQACPAELLPQQLYWFSKAREFDKAELYNLADCIECGACSYVCPSQIPLVQYYRFAKGEIRSAQHEARKSERARHRFEFKQARMAREEAEKEAKRQQRAQAAQKSAAARADASTAADTASASTATAAAQPAPATDIKAFKTARAAANIALKKAEKALKAAQDGGESSESDIAKLEANVTAAKTKLASAKSALKAASEASESAAPATAGASTGAAAPAAAASAVDLKALKTARAAANIAVKKAEKALKTAQDSGEGDIPALESSLAEAKTRLAKAEADLKAASESAAPAPASTSSTGAAAPAADLKALKTARAAANIAVKKAEKALKTAQDSGEGDIAALEASVTEAKSRLDKAEGDLKAATDAAGADKGPVASAAAGSAQTTDTGAAGSAQTTDTCAAGSSANATTPAAAAPSADIKALKTARAAANIAVKKAEKALARASESGEGDIEDLQTLLATAQENLRAAEVRLNSAQAGSTDATPAAKGAEKLVPEVPKPAAGSVGRGSMAGNVTLSQAEIEASRAENLAKRHKQVSIAVKAAEAAHRKAEAALSEADDENRQRLTTKVDRTRRNLEHARESLAEVQALVDAQ; translated from the coding sequence ATGGTGACTTCCTCACGCTCCGCTGCCACGGCGGAGGCTGGACACACACAGAAGGGTCAGGTCGCACCGCGCGTGTTCGACTTCCACGGCGGTATCCATCCGCCGGAGCACAAGGCGCTCTCCAACCGCTCCCCGTTGGTGGCCGCCCCGCTGCCCCGTGAAGTGGTGCTGCCGCTCAGCCAGCATATCGGCGCGCCCGCCCAGCCGCTGGTGGAGATCGGCCAGCGCGTCAAGACCGGCGAGCTGATCGCCCGCGCCCAGGGCATGATCTCCGCCCCGGTGCATGCCAGCATCACCGGCGTGGTCACCGCCATCGAGCCGCGCCAGATTCCCCATGTCTCGGGTCTGGAAGACCTGTGCATCGTGATCGAGCGCGAGGGTGAGATCGATGAATGGGCGCGCCTGGAAGCCTGGCGCGACTGGCGTCAGCAGGAAGCCCAGGACCTGATCCAGCGCCTGCAGGATGCCGGCGTGGTCGGCCAGGGCGGCGCCGGATTCCCCTCGGCGGTCAAGGCGCGGGTACGTGAACGCCACGCCATCGACACCCTGATCCTCAATGCGGCAGAGTGCGAGCCCTACATCACCGCCGATGACCTGACCATGCGCACGCATCCGGAAGCGCTGATCGAAGGGCTCGAGATTCTCGCCAGCCTGATCGGCCCCGAGTGCATCCTGATCGGCATCGAGGACAACAAGCCCGAGGCCGTCATCGCGCTGGAACAGGCGATTCGCGCCCGCCGCGCCGACAAGCGCCTGCCACCGCTGGATTCACGCCTCGAAGTCGCGGTGGTACCGACCAAGTATCCCTCCGGTGGCGAGAAGCAGCTGATCAAGCTGCTGACGGACCGCGAAGTGCCCAGCCGTGGCCTGCCCGCCGATGTCGGCGTGGTCGTGCACAACCCGGGTACCGTGCGCGCCGTGCAGCGCGCGGTGTGTTTCGGCGAGCCGATGATCTCGCGTGTCGTCACCCTGACCGGCGAGGCGCTGCAGCACCCGCACAATGTCGAGGCGCGCCTGGGCACTTCCATCGCAGACCTGCTGCGTCTGGCGGCGCCGGCGCCGACGGGCATCGCACGTCTGGTGATGGGCGGGCCGATGATGGGCTTCACGCTCGAGAGCGACGCCCTGCCGATCATCAAGACCACCAACTGCCTGCTGGCCTCCTCCCCCGAGTCACTGCCGGTACCGGCGGTCGAGCAGCCGTGCATCCGTTGCGGCATGTGCGAACAGGCCTGCCCGGCCGAGCTGTTGCCGCAGCAGCTCTACTGGTTCTCCAAGGCACGCGAGTTCGACAAGGCCGAGCTCTACAATCTGGCGGACTGCATCGAATGCGGCGCCTGCTCCTATGTCTGCCCCAGCCAGATTCCGCTGGTGCAGTATTACCGCTTCGCCAAGGGCGAGATTCGCAGCGCCCAGCATGAGGCGCGCAAGTCCGAACGCGCTCGTCACCGCTTTGAATTCAAGCAGGCGCGCATGGCGCGCGAGGAAGCCGAGAAGGAAGCCAAGCGCCAGCAACGCGCTCAAGCGGCCCAGAAGTCCGCCGCCGCTCGCGCCGATGCCAGCACCGCCGCAGACACGGCCTCGGCCTCCACAGCGACCGCTGCTGCCCAGCCGGCACCGGCCACCGACATCAAGGCCTTCAAGACGGCGCGCGCTGCGGCCAATATCGCCCTCAAGAAGGCCGAAAAAGCCCTCAAGGCAGCCCAGGATGGCGGTGAGAGCTCCGAGAGCGATATCGCCAAGCTCGAGGCCAACGTGACCGCAGCCAAGACCAAGCTCGCCAGCGCCAAGAGCGCCCTGAAGGCCGCCAGTGAGGCAAGCGAGTCAGCTGCCCCTGCGACCGCCGGCGCTTCGACAGGCGCTGCTGCTCCGGCAGCCGCAGCATCGGCTGTCGATCTCAAGGCACTCAAGACGGCGCGGGCCGCAGCCAATATCGCCGTCAAGAAGGCCGAGAAGGCCCTCAAGACCGCCCAGGACAGCGGTGAAGGCGATATCCCGGCCCTCGAGAGCAGCCTGGCAGAGGCCAAGACCCGACTGGCCAAGGCTGAAGCCGACCTCAAGGCTGCCAGCGAGTCAGCTGCCCCTGCACCGGCCAGCACTTCCTCGACAGGCGCGGCTGCCCCGGCAGCCGACCTCAAGGCGCTCAAGACGGCGCGTGCCGCCGCCAATATCGCGGTCAAGAAGGCCGAGAAGGCCCTCAAGACCGCCCAAGACAGCGGTGAGGGCGACATCGCGGCGCTGGAGGCCAGCGTCACCGAGGCCAAGTCCCGTTTGGACAAGGCTGAAGGTGATCTCAAGGCGGCGACCGACGCCGCTGGCGCTGATAAAGGCCCTGTGGCAAGCGCTGCGGCTGGCTCTGCTCAAACCACTGATACAGGTGCGGCTGGCTCTGCTCAAACCACTGATACATGTGCGGCTGGCTCTTCTGCCAACGCTACTACACCGGCAGCTGCGGCACCCAGCGCCGATATCAAGGCACTCAAGACGGCGCGCGCTGCGGCCAATATCGCGGTCAAGAAGGCCGAAAAGGCCCTGGCCCGCGCCAGCGAAAGTGGCGAAGGCGATATAGAGGATCTCCAGACCCTGCTGGCCACGGCCCAGGAAAACCTGCGCGCCGCCGAAGTGCGCCTCAACAGCGCGCAAGCTGGCAGCACTGACGCGACGCCTGCCGCCAAGGGCGCGGAAAAATTGGTTCCCGAGGTGCCCAAGCCCGCCGCGGGCTCTGTCGGGCGTGGCAGCATGGCCGGCAACGTGACGCTCTCGCAGGCCGAGATCGAGGCATCACGCGCCGAGAACCTCGCCAAGCGTCACAAGCAGGTCAGCATCGCGGTCAAGGCGGCCGAGGCGGCCCATCGCAAGGCGGAGGCGGCATTGAGCGAGGCGGATGACGAAAACCGTCAGCGCCTGACGACCAAGGTCGACCGCACACGCCGCAATCTGGAACACGCCCGCGAGTCATTGGCCGAGGTGCAGGCACTGGTGGACGCCCAATGA
- a CDS encoding electron transport complex subunit E: protein MSDISLGKISRDGLWDNNPALVQLLGLCPLLAVTASVVNAIGLGLATLLVLIGSNVAVSLIRNLVPSAVRLPAFVMIIASFVTCAELLMKAYTYELYQILGIFIPLIVTNCAILGRADAFAAKHPVLPAATDGLMMGLGFMAVLVLLGGMRELFGQGTLFAGMELLVGPMAADWQLTIFPDYSFLFLVLPPGAFFCMGLIIAGKKTIDERLEQRRKAANADAPKVSRRVRVTGTIS, encoded by the coding sequence ATGAGTGATATCTCGCTTGGCAAGATCAGCCGCGACGGCCTGTGGGACAACAACCCGGCACTGGTACAGCTGCTGGGCCTGTGTCCGCTGCTGGCCGTCACCGCCAGCGTCGTCAACGCCATCGGGCTGGGGCTTGCCACGCTGCTGGTGTTGATCGGCTCCAACGTGGCGGTATCGCTGATCCGCAATCTGGTACCTTCTGCAGTGCGCCTGCCGGCCTTCGTGATGATCATCGCCTCCTTCGTGACCTGTGCGGAGCTTCTGATGAAGGCCTACACCTATGAGCTCTATCAGATTCTCGGCATCTTCATTCCGCTGATCGTCACCAACTGTGCGATTCTCGGGCGTGCCGATGCCTTCGCCGCCAAGCATCCCGTGCTGCCGGCGGCCACCGATGGCTTGATGATGGGGCTGGGGTTCATGGCCGTGCTGGTGCTGCTGGGTGGCATGCGTGAGCTGTTCGGCCAGGGCACGCTGTTTGCCGGCATGGAACTGCTCGTCGGGCCGATGGCCGCCGACTGGCAGCTGACGATATTCCCGGACTACTCCTTCCTGTTCCTGGTGCTGCCGCCGGGCGCCTTCTTCTGCATGGGGCTGATCATCGCGGGCAAGAAGACCATCGATGAGCGACTCGAGCAGCGCCGCAAGGCGGCCAACGCCGATGCGCCCAAGGTGTCGCGTCGTGTACGCGTGACCGGCACCATCTCCTGA
- the rsxG gene encoding electron transport complex subunit RsxG: MSLTPDQPEQQAQAAQGLKHTIARAALGLAVFAVVTAGVVAVTQMTTAETIADNERAAQSAALAEIIPPSLHDNDLLDAAFALPPSRVLGLESADTGWRATRNGETVAVLLPVVTGKGYSGDIRLLVGIRADGSVAGVRAVKHAETPGLGDKIEARKSDWIHEFDDQTLSSVEWKVQKDGGDFDQFTGATITPRAVVGAVRQALIYFMAHRTALLAGDSETLTATRRAAKAQQSTQAPTADGTLTPSAPSEHGGDDPHE; this comes from the coding sequence ATGAGCCTGACGCCTGATCAGCCCGAACAGCAAGCCCAGGCCGCGCAGGGCCTGAAGCACACCATCGCGCGGGCCGCGCTGGGTCTGGCGGTCTTCGCTGTCGTCACCGCCGGTGTGGTCGCCGTCACCCAGATGACCACTGCCGAGACCATCGCCGACAATGAGCGTGCCGCCCAGAGCGCGGCGTTGGCCGAGATCATCCCGCCGTCGCTGCACGACAATGACCTGCTCGACGCGGCCTTCGCCCTGCCGCCCTCCCGGGTGCTGGGTCTGGAGAGCGCCGATACCGGCTGGCGAGCCACCCGAAATGGCGAGACCGTCGCAGTGCTGCTGCCGGTGGTGACCGGCAAGGGTTACAGCGGCGATATCCGCCTGCTGGTCGGTATCCGTGCCGATGGCAGCGTGGCCGGTGTACGCGCCGTCAAGCACGCCGAGACCCCGGGGCTGGGCGACAAGATCGAAGCGCGCAAGTCCGACTGGATCCACGAATTCGATGACCAGACGCTCAGCTCGGTGGAGTGGAAGGTGCAGAAGGATGGCGGTGATTTCGACCAGTTCACCGGTGCGACCATCACCCCGCGCGCCGTGGTGGGTGCCGTTCGCCAGGCATTGATCTACTTCATGGCGCACCGCACGGCGCTGCTGGCCGGCGACAGCGAGACGCTGACCGCGACCCGCCGCGCTGCCAAGGCCCAACAGAGTACGCAAGCTCCCACCGCTGATGGCACGCTCACGCCATCAGCGCCTTCTGAACACGGCGGAGACGACCCTCATGAGTGA
- the rsxA gene encoding electron transport complex subunit RsxA, protein MSEYLLILISTILVNNFVLVQFLGLCPFMGVSNKLESAMGMSLATTFVLTLSSMCAYLTYHFILAPLGLEYLRTIAFIMVIAVVVQFTEMVVKKTSPLLYQVLGIFLPLITTNCAVLGVALLTLNRNSSFMEATLYGFGAAVGFSLVLVLFAAMRERLAVADVPRPFQGPAIAMITASLMSLAFLGFSGLVQI, encoded by the coding sequence ATGAGTGAATACCTTCTTATCCTGATCAGCACCATCCTGGTCAACAATTTCGTACTGGTGCAGTTCCTCGGCCTGTGCCCCTTCATGGGTGTCTCCAACAAGCTGGAGTCCGCGATGGGCATGTCGCTGGCCACCACCTTCGTGCTCACGCTGTCGTCGATGTGCGCCTACCTGACCTATCACTTCATCCTCGCGCCGCTGGGGCTCGAGTACCTGCGCACCATCGCCTTCATCATGGTGATCGCCGTGGTGGTGCAGTTCACCGAGATGGTGGTCAAGAAGACCAGCCCGTTGCTCTATCAGGTACTGGGCATCTTCCTGCCGCTGATCACCACCAACTGTGCGGTCCTCGGTGTGGCGTTGCTGACCCTGAACCGCAATTCCAGCTTCATGGAAGCCACGCTCTATGGCTTCGGCGCGGCCGTCGGCTTCTCGCTGGTGCTGGTACTGTTCGCCGCCATGCGCGAGCGCCTGGCCGTCGCCGATGTGCCGCGTCCCTTCCAGGGCCCGGCCATCGCGATGATCACCGCCAGCCTGATGTCGCTGGCCTTCCTCGGCTTCTCCGGACTGGTGCAGATCTGA
- the rsxD gene encoding electron transport complex subunit RsxD gives MSLMHASSPHAHGPTATSRVMAWVLAATLPGIAVLCWHYGWGVLFNLVFACLAGVGLEALLLKLRGRPVSFFLKDNSALVTCVLLAVSLPPLAPWWLVLTGVIAAIVVAKQLYGGLGQNPFNPAMVAYALLLISFPVEMSRWSSPDGFALGFADSLQQFFGVIATPDALTGATPLDAFRNKGELSSSEFWADPSLLPAANLLAWQQTAIAWGLGGLVLLARRLITWHIPVAMLGSLAVISAIFAFVDGEQHASPLFHLLCGAAIFGAFFIATDPVTAATSNKGKLYYGAGIGVLIYLIRTFGAYPDAIAFAVLLMNFSVPFIDYYTQPRSYGHKKARRGIKLEDKA, from the coding sequence ATGAGCCTGATGCATGCAAGCTCCCCCCATGCCCACGGGCCAACCGCTACCTCGCGCGTGATGGCCTGGGTGCTGGCCGCGACGCTGCCGGGTATCGCCGTGCTGTGCTGGCACTATGGCTGGGGTGTGCTGTTCAACCTCGTCTTCGCCTGTCTGGCGGGTGTCGGCCTCGAGGCGCTGCTGCTCAAACTGCGTGGCCGTCCGGTCAGCTTCTTTCTCAAGGACAATTCCGCGCTGGTGACCTGCGTGCTGCTGGCGGTGTCGTTGCCGCCACTGGCGCCCTGGTGGCTGGTGCTGACCGGCGTGATCGCGGCCATCGTGGTCGCCAAGCAGCTCTACGGTGGCCTGGGCCAGAATCCGTTCAACCCGGCGATGGTCGCCTATGCGCTGCTGCTGATCTCCTTCCCGGTCGAAATGTCGCGCTGGTCATCCCCCGATGGCTTCGCACTCGGCTTCGCTGACAGCCTGCAGCAGTTCTTCGGCGTGATCGCTACGCCAGATGCCCTGACCGGCGCCACGCCACTGGACGCCTTCCGCAACAAGGGTGAGCTTTCCAGCAGCGAGTTCTGGGCAGACCCGAGCCTGCTGCCCGCCGCCAACCTGCTGGCCTGGCAGCAGACGGCCATCGCCTGGGGCCTCGGCGGCCTGGTGCTGCTGGCGCGTCGCCTGATCACCTGGCATATCCCGGTGGCGATGCTGGGCAGCCTGGCAGTGATCTCCGCCATCTTCGCCTTCGTGGATGGCGAGCAGCACGCCAGCCCCCTGTTCCACCTGCTGTGCGGTGCGGCGATCTTCGGCGCCTTCTTCATCGCCACGGACCCGGTCACGGCGGCGACCTCCAACAAGGGCAAGCTCTATTACGGCGCCGGCATCGGCGTGCTGATCTACCTGATTCGCACCTTCGGCGCCTATCCAGACGCCATCGCCTTCGCGGTGCTGCTGATGAACTTCAGCGTGCCGTTCATCGATTACTACACCCAACCACGCAGCTATGGTCACAAGAAGGCCCGTCGCGGCATCAAGCTGGAGGACAAGGCATGA